One genomic segment of Dehalococcoidales bacterium includes these proteins:
- the truB gene encoding tRNA pseudouridine(55) synthase TruB, giving the protein MDGILNLNKPAGITSFKAVSKVRRIAGVDKVGHAGTLDPFATGVLPVMLGKATRVAEYCLDHAKTYRAQITLGNETDTLDITGNIIATAETTHITLQLAESVIGMFTGVIQQIPPVFSALKLDGRRMYQMAREGLNPEPASRSVSIYKLQIISFQLPILTIDVTCSRGTYIRSLARDIGLALKSRGYLSKLERTEYGPLDIASSVCLDDIDEQNGEDLIKSNLLPLDTVLGHLSAINLTQEEAGLVANGGSIYRQDMPGTGNTWRAYDENGSLAALLVSGQAPDWYKPRKVFVGASQP; this is encoded by the coding sequence GTGGATGGCATCCTTAATCTTAATAAACCAGCGGGTATAACTTCCTTTAAAGCGGTTTCTAAAGTTCGGCGTATTGCCGGAGTTGATAAAGTTGGGCACGCAGGCACGCTTGATCCTTTTGCGACCGGAGTGCTGCCAGTGATGTTGGGAAAAGCCACCCGAGTTGCGGAATATTGCCTGGATCATGCCAAGACCTATCGTGCGCAAATTACGCTGGGGAACGAAACCGATACGCTTGATATTACTGGCAATATTATCGCTACCGCTGAAACCACCCACATAACGTTGCAACTAGCAGAATCAGTAATTGGGATGTTTACTGGAGTCATTCAGCAAATACCCCCTGTCTTTTCCGCTCTCAAACTGGATGGGAGAAGAATGTATCAAATGGCAAGAGAAGGCTTGAATCCCGAGCCTGCCAGCCGCAGCGTTTCAATCTATAAATTGCAGATAATATCTTTTCAATTACCCATTCTTACAATTGATGTTACTTGCAGTCGCGGTACTTATATACGTTCTCTTGCCCGCGATATCGGATTGGCTTTAAAAAGCCGAGGATATTTGAGTAAGCTGGAGCGCACCGAATATGGTCCATTAGACATCGCCAGTTCTGTATGCCTGGACGATATTGATGAGCAGAATGGGGAAGATCTTATCAAGTCAAATCTCCTGCCGCTGGATACTGTTCTGGGTCATTTATCTGCTATCAATTTAACGCAGGAAGAAGCTGGGCTTGTTGCCAATGGTGGTAGTATTTATCGGCAAGACATGCCTGGTACTGGCAATACATGGCGAGCATATGACGAAAACGGAAGTCTGGCTGCGCTGTTAGTATCAGGACAAGCGCCAGACTGGTATAAGCCCCGGAAAGTATTTGTCGGGGCAAGTCAACCTTGA
- the rbfA gene encoding 30S ribosome-binding factor RbfA: MSRRIERINSLIRQEISDLLLRELKDPRLDNFVSVLRVDTAPDLSFAKVYVSFYGSEQSKKETMAALESASRFIRNELMKRIRIRTIPDILFQEDNSIARGAQVLELIEEIKHEESL; this comes from the coding sequence GTGTCACGGCGAATTGAACGGATAAACAGTCTTATCCGTCAGGAAATTTCAGATTTATTGCTGCGAGAACTCAAGGATCCCAGGTTGGATAACTTTGTATCTGTCTTGCGGGTAGATACTGCTCCTGATCTGAGCTTTGCTAAAGTTTACGTCAGTTTTTATGGATCTGAACAGAGCAAAAAGGAAACCATGGCTGCGCTGGAATCTGCCTCGAGGTTTATTCGTAACGAGCTTATGAAGCGCATACGAATACGTACCATTCCCGATATCCTGTTCCAGGAGGATAACTCAATAGCCAGGGGTGCTCAAGTGCTCGAATTGATTGAAGAAATCAAACACGAGGAATCGCTCTAG